The sequence TAAAACCCCTTCAATTGCCAAGGCTTCCCTAATTACCCGTTTCGAATTATCTGAGATTCAAGCTCAAGCTATTTTGGACATGAAACTCCAACATTTAACGAACTTTGAACTTGAGGGTATTAAAAAAGAGCATGCCGATATTTTAAAGCTAATCAATGAGCTGGAAAGTATTTTGGCTGATATTAATAAGGTATATGACATTATAAAAAAAGAGCTTAAGGATATTGCAGATAAGCATGGGGATGACCGTCGTACTACTATTTTACCTGAGGAAATGCGGAATGAGATTGATCTAAGTGCCTTTGGAGAACCTGAGTGTATATTCCAAGTCGCCTTGACAGCAAATGGGTTTATCAAACGTCTTCCGCTTCAAGCAAAAAAGAAGGATAACGCCCTTGTTTGTTCCTTTAAGGATGGGGATACCTTACAGGAAAAGTTAATCTGCAGCAATAAGGATAGACTGTTTTTCTTTACTCGATCGGGAGAGTTTTACTCGATTAACTCTAAAACTATACCTGAAGGAAAAAATAGAGATAAAGGGGGGCCGCTTACTAATCTCTTTACCTTGCCTTCCGGAGAAAGTATAGCTTCTATTCTCGCCGTTAATGATGTGATAGAAGATCATTTCTTTGTTTTTGTTACAAAGAGTGGACAAGTTATGAGGAGCCCGGTAAGCGATTTTATTAATGCTCGTTCCTCAGAAGCGATAGGCCTGAAAAATAATGATAGTGTGGTTAAAGTTTTCCTTAGTGACGGGCAAGGAGAATTATTGCTTGCCACCAGCAGGGGTCAAGTGATTCGATTCCTGGTTATGGAAGTAAACCCTATGGGTCGTAAATCACGCGGTGTTAAAGGAATGACGATAGGTAATGAAGACTGGATTGTCGATGCCTTAATGTGTGTCAATGAAGGTAATCCTCTTTCAGACTTATTAACAATTACGCAACGAGGGTTCTTAAAAAGGACTGCTTTGGATGAATACAAACCTCAAGGCAGAGCTGGAAAAGGGATTGCCATTGGAAAGGTAGATTCTAATACTACCGGTTACCTTGTGGGGGTAATGCTGGTTAGGAATGAGGATGTAGTAAACGTTATACAGGATAGCGGGATTGTGACTAAAGTTGAGATGAAAGATGTTAAAATAGAATCAAGGACAAAAGCTGGAATACAACTAATTCCCGTTTTATTAGATGATTATACAATTAAGTTGATTTAGAAAGGTTAATATATTTTATTATTTATTATAAGTTTCTAATATAATCCCTCTTTTCTAAGCCAACCTGTATAGTGAAGCTAATGAAGCAACATAATAACAAGGTGAGTTTAGTAGGAGGGATTACAAGAATGGAGATTTCAGATATTATTGTTAACGGCTCAGGATTTGATAGGGAATACAATTTTAATAATTACGCCTTGACATTGGTTTTCAAGAATTATGAGACAGAAAAAACCGTGAGAGCAAATCTGCGGTATTATCCTGAAGAAAAGGAATGGGATTTGAATCCAATCTTTTATGAATACTCACAAGCGGAAAAGGAAGAGATGATTGAACAAATAATTAATGATGAAAGGTTTAAAGCTGAGTTTCAAGCAACTGATAATGGGTTGAAATTGTAGATTGACATGAGGGACTTTCCCGTAATAACTATGGTTAATTACCAAAATTACATCAATGAAATTCAGGGAAATTATATTGGGAAAAATTCTTGAAAACAGTTGACAGTAAAGAACGAAAATGGTATTATAACTGAGCGCCACAAAGATGCGCAGAGGTTAACAGGGAGAAGGTTAAGGCTCAAACCTAGTTAATCAAGCTAAATACAAAATTAGTTATTGACAACGAGAGTTGAAAATGCTAAGATGTGATTCCGGCCCAAACGGGTCAAACAAAATTCATGGTCTTTGAAAACTAAACAACAAGGACAGCCAATGAGAGAAACTCTTAGGGGTTTCAAAATAAATCATGAGTCAATCATCTTCTTCTAGAAGAAGTGAAATAACTTTTTTTGGAGAGTTTGATCCTGGCTCAGGACGAACGCTGGCGGCGTGCCTAACACATGCAAGTCGAACGGAGAATTTGATAAGCTTGCTTAGAAAAATTCTTAGTGGCGGACGGGTGAGTAACGCGTGGGTAACCTACCCATAAATCCGGGACAACCCTTGGAAACGAGGGCTAATACCGGATAATCTTAGAGCTTGGCATCAAGCGTTAAGGAAAGATGGCCTCTGAACATGCTATCGATTATGGATGGACCCGCGTCTGATTAGCTAGTTGGTGGGGTAAAGGCCTACCAAGGCGACGATCAGTAGCCGGCCTGAGAGGGTGAACGGCCACACTGGGACTGAGACACGGCCCAGACTCCTACGGGAGGCAGCAGTGGGGAATCTTCCGCAATGGACGAAAGTCTGACGGAGCAACGCCGCGTGTATGATGAAGGTCTTCGGATTGTAAAGTACTGTCTTTGGGGAAGAACGGTGGCTTTGAAAATATTGAGGCCACATGACGGTACCCAAGGAGGAAGCCCCGGCTAACTACGTGCCAGCAGCCGCGGTAATACGTAGGGGGCAAGCGTTGTCCGGAATTATTGGGCGTAAAGGGCGCGTAGGCGGATTGTTAAGTCCGGTGTGAAAGATCAGGGCTCAACCCTGAGAGTGCATCGGAAACTGGGAATCTTGAGGACAGGAGAGGAAAGTGGAATTCCACGTGTAGCGGTGAAATGCGTAGATATGTGGAGGAACACCGGTGGCGAAGGCGACTTTCTGGACTGTAACTGACGCTGAGGCGCGAAAGCGTGGGGAGCAAACAGGATTAGATACCCTGGTAGTCCACGCCGTAAACGATGAGTGCTAGGTGTAGAGGGTATCGACCCCTTCTGTGCCGCAGTTAACACAATAAGCACTCCGCCTGGGGAGTACGGCCGCAAGGTTGAAACTCAAAGGAATTGACGGGGGCCCGCACAAGCGGTGGAGCATGTGGTTTAATTCGACGCAACGCGAAGAACCTTACCAAGGCTTGACATCCTACGAATCTTTAGGAAACTAGAGAGTGCCCTTCGGGGAGCGTAGAGACAGGTGGTGCATGGTTGTCGTCAGCTCGTGTCGTGAGATGTTGGGTTAAGTCCCGCAACGAGCGCAACCCCTGTATTTAGTTGCTAACAAGTAAGGTTGAGCACTCTAGATAGACTGCCGGTGATAAACCGGAGGAAGGTGGGGATGACGTCAAATCATCATGCCCCTTATGTCTTGGGCTACACACGTGCTACAATGGCCGGTACAGACGGAAGCGAAGCCGCGAGGTGAAGCAAATCCGAGAAAGCCGGTCTCAGTTCGGATTGCAGGCTGCAACTCGCCTGCATGAAGTCGGAATCGCTAGTAATCGCAGGTCAGCATACTGCGGTGAATACGTTCCCGGGCCTTGTACACACCGCCCGTCACACCACGAAAGTCTGCAACACCCGAAGCCGGTGAGGTAACCCGAAAGGGAGCTAGCCGTCGAAGGTGGGGCCGATAATTGGGGTGAAGTCGTAACAAGGTAGCCGTATCGGAAGGTGCGGCTGGATCACCTCCTTTCTAAGGAGAACGGTTTAGAGCTTAGGCTTTAAACGAACATCCTAGTGGTCGATTCTCACGAAGAACATCGGTTGAAAAACTAAGTTCGACGAGAGATCAATAACGAGTCGCAAGACTCACGCCGAGGGATCGGCAACTCATTGGAAACAGCTGTTGTTTAGTTTTGAGAGACCATAGTAATGGAATCTCAAAAACGCGAATGCGAATATCGAAAATGGGCCTGTAGCTCAGTTGGTCAGAGCGCACGACTGATAATCGTGAGGTCGATGGTTCAAATCCATCTAGGCCCACCAAAATCGATATACAAATTCGGAATATTGAAATGGGGGTATAGCTCAGCTGGGAGAGCACCTGCCTTGCAAGCAGGGGGTCAGCGGTTCGATCCCGCTTACCTCCACCAAATTCACTGTTCTTTGAAAACTGCATAGAGAAAACTAGTAAAGTCGAACGAATTCACATCAATACGTAAGTATTGAGTAAACCTAAAAGTAGCGACCAATAGGTCAAGCTATTAAGGGCGTACGGTGGATGCCTAGGCGCTAAGAGTCGAAGAAGGGCGCGGTTAACAGCGAAATGCCATGGGGAGTCGTAAGCAGGCTTTGATCCATGGATACCCGAATGGGGCAACCCAACCGGAGTCATGTCCGGTTATCCTCAACTGAATACATAGGTTGAAGAAGACAACCCAGGGAACTGAAACATCTAAGTACCTGGAGGAAAAGAAAGAATCATCGATTCCCTGAGTAGCGGCGAGCGAAACGGGAAGAGCCCAAACCGAATCCTTCGGGGTTCGGGGTTGTAGGACCCTCTTTTAAGAATGGAATTCTAGTCGAACAGATCTGGAAAGGTCGAGCAAAGAAGGTAACACTCCTGTAGACGAAAGAAGGACATTCTGTGAGGGAATCCTGAGTACCGCGGGACACGTGAAACCCCGTGGGAAGCAGGGAGGACCACCTCCCAAGGCTAAATACTACTTAGCGACCGATAGCGAACCAGTACCGTGAGGGAAAGGTGAAAAGCACCTCGGAAGAGGAGTGAAAAAGAACCTGAAACCGTACGCTTACAAGCAGTTACAGTCCAATTATGGATGGTAGCGTGCCTTTTGTAGAATGAACCGGCGAGTTACGGTATGTAGCAAGGTTAAGGTGAGAAGCCGGAGCCGAAGCGAAAGCGAGTCTGAAGAGGGCGCAAGTTACATGCTGTAGACCCGAAACCGTGTGATCTACCCATGGCCAGGGTGAAGGTGGGGTAAAACCCACTGGAGGCCCGAACTCACTGTCGTTGAAAAGGCAGGGGATGAGCTGTGGGTAGGGGTGAAATGCCAATCGAACACGGAGATAGCTGGTTCTCCCCGAAATAGCTTTAGGGCTAGCCTCAATTGATGATCGATGGCGGTAGAGCACTGAATAGGCTAGGGGCCTTACCAGGTTACCGAACCTTATCAAACTCCGAATGCCATCAGATTTAGATTGGGAGTCAGACTGTGGGGGATAAGCTTCATAGTCGAAAGGGAAACAGCCCAGACCATCAGCTAAGGTCCCCAAGTATACACTAAGTGGGAAAGGATGTGGAATTGCACAGACAACCAGGATGTTGGCTCAGAAGCAGCCACCATTTAAAGAGTGCGTAATAGCTCACTGGTCGAGTGGTTCTGCGCCGAAAATGTAACGGGGCTCAAGTGTATCACCGAAGCTATGGCTTGCAGTTTTACTGCAGGGGTAGGGGAGCGTTCTATCAGCCGAGAAGTCAGACTGTAAGGTCTGGTGGAGTGGATAGAAGTGAGAATGCCGGTATGAGTATGCGAAAAGGAAGGTGAGAATCCTTCCCGCCGAAAATCTAAGGATTCCTGGGGAAGGCTCGTCCGCCCAGGGTAAGTCGGGACCTAAGCCGAGGCCGAAAGGCGTAGGTGATGGACAACTGGTTGAGATTCCAGTACCACCTAGAAATGTTTGAGCAATGGGGTGACACAGAAGGATAGGTTAAGCCAACCGTTGGTTGAGTTGGCCCAAGCGAGTAGGAGGTAGGGTAGGCAAATCCGCCCTGCGAGACTCTGAGACGTGACGGGGAGCGAAAATTAGTAGCGAAGTAACCGACTCCAAGCTGTCAAGAAAAACCTCTAGTGAGTGACTAGGTGCCCGTACCGTAAACCGACACAGGTAGATGGGGTGAGAATCCTAAGGCGCGCGAGAAAACCCTCGTTAAGGAACTCGGCAAAATAGCCCCGTAACTTCGGGAGAAGGGGCGCTCTTGGTAACAAGAGCCGCAGAGAAATGGTCCAGGCGACTGTTTAACAAAAACACAGGTCCCTGCTAATCCGAAAGGAGATGTATAGGGGCTGACACCTGCCCGGTGCTGGAAGGTTAAGAGGAGAGGTTAGGGGCAACCCGAAGCTTTGAATTGAAGCCCCAGTAAACGGCGGCCGTAACTATAACGGTCCTAAGGTAGCGAAATTCCTTGTCAGGTAAGTTCTGACCCGCACGAAAGGTGTAACGATCTGGACACTGTCTCAACGAGGGACTCGGCGAAATTGTAATACCCGTGAAGATGCGGGTTACCTGCGACAGGACAGAAAGACCCCATGGAGCTTTACTGTAGCTTGACATTGGATTTTGGTATAAAATGTACAGGATAGGTGGGAGACTAAGAAGCTAGGGCGCCAGCCTTGGTGGAGTCAACGGTGGGATACCACTCTTTTTGTACTGAAATTCTAACTAGGTCCCCTGAATCGGGGATTAGGACAGTATCAGGTGGGCAGTTTGACTGGGGCGGTCGCCTCC comes from Desulfosporosinus meridiei DSM 13257 and encodes:
- the gyrA gene encoding DNA gyrase subunit A yields the protein MSITEDNIIQRPLEDVLPESFLGYSKHVILQRAVPDVRDGLKPVHRRILFSMDEIGMHTDKPYSKSARLVGDCMGKYHPHGDSSIYESAVRMAQPWATRYPMVDGQGNFGSIDGDNAAAMRYTEMRMTPLSQLMTQDIEKNTVLFKENYDQRLKEPVVLPSPFPNLLVNGGSGIAVGMMSNIPPHNLREVIAGVILQIDQPQVSVEQLMEKVSGPDFPTGGLIIGNEGIINAYKTGRGKVTMRGKALIEQGKNGKSLIVITEIPYQVNKSTLAAKIETMADSGKIEGISEVRDESDREGIRLVVECRKEADPLNILRLLYKHTQLEDTFGIINLVITAEGTPKVLGLKEINAAFIQHRKIVVTKRTEFDLEKARLKAHILEGLVIAINNLDEVIATIRSSKTPSIAKASLITRFELSEIQAQAILDMKLQHLTNFELEGIKKEHADILKLINELESILADINKVYDIIKKELKDIADKHGDDRRTTILPEEMRNEIDLSAFGEPECIFQVALTANGFIKRLPLQAKKKDNALVCSFKDGDTLQEKLICSNKDRLFFFTRSGEFYSINSKTIPEGKNRDKGGPLTNLFTLPSGESIASILAVNDVIEDHFFVFVTKSGQVMRSPVSDFINARSSEAIGLKNNDSVVKVFLSDGQGELLLATSRGQVIRFLVMEVNPMGRKSRGVKGMTIGNEDWIVDALMCVNEGNPLSDLLTITQRGFLKRTALDEYKPQGRAGKGIAIGKVDSNTTGYLVGVMLVRNEDVVNVIQDSGIVTKVEMKDVKIESRTKAGIQLIPVLLDDYTIKLI